Proteins from one Mucilaginibacter jinjuensis genomic window:
- a CDS encoding Crp/Fnr family transcriptional regulator: MEDILRNQIEKIVKLTDEEFQFVLSHFSTKTFRKHQYVLQAGNPAPNDHFVVKGLLKSFYLDETGKTHILQFAMEDWWISDPQAYHNALTATLNIDCLEDTQVYIISLDNREKLCAESRKMEYFFRKKTQAGYIALQKRIQSLMTLSAKERYDQFIQLYPQLSQRLPKSLIASYLGISRETLSRMSDH, encoded by the coding sequence GTGGAAGATATCCTGAGAAATCAAATAGAAAAGATTGTAAAGCTAACAGACGAGGAGTTTCAATTTGTATTGTCGCATTTTTCAACCAAAACCTTCAGGAAGCATCAGTATGTTTTACAAGCGGGCAACCCTGCCCCTAATGACCATTTTGTTGTAAAAGGGTTACTTAAGTCGTTTTATTTGGACGAAACAGGCAAAACCCATATTCTGCAATTTGCGATGGAAGACTGGTGGATCTCCGATCCGCAAGCTTATCACAACGCACTTACTGCAACCTTGAATATTGATTGTCTTGAAGATACGCAGGTTTATATAATTTCTTTGGATAACCGGGAGAAACTTTGTGCCGAATCCCGCAAAATGGAATACTTCTTCAGGAAAAAGACACAGGCCGGATACATTGCCTTGCAAAAGCGCATTCAATCATTAATGACCTTAAGCGCCAAAGAGCGGTACGATCAATTTATCCAGCTATATCCCCAACTTTCACAACGCCTCCCAAAATCGCTGATCGCTTCTTACTTAGGTATTTCGAGAGAAACATTAAGTCGTATGTCTGATCATTGA
- a CDS encoding SDR family oxidoreductase: MTTNSNSEKLVLVTGGAGFIAVHCILQLLNAGYRVRATLRSLAREPQVIAMLKEGGVNAGDNLTFIQADLSADDNWKEAVDGCTYVIHVASPTPKLDFKHEDEMIIPAREGVLRVLRAARDAGVKRVVLTSAIGAIIYGHAANQTTPYDETWWTETVNAPAYQKSKTLAEKAAWAFIEQEGNGMELTAVNPTAVMGPVLGADYSHSIDIIKNMLTGKMTGCPKINSCFVDVRDVADLHLRAMTNPAANGERFIATAGESIWMVDVAKILKANLGEAAAKVSTKQLPTTLLRALAMTDSKIKSIVPLLGINMNTTSAKAISLLGWSPRSREEAIVATAESLIRLDLLNK; encoded by the coding sequence ATGACAACAAATTCAAATTCCGAAAAATTAGTACTCGTAACAGGCGGCGCCGGTTTTATTGCGGTGCATTGCATCCTGCAATTATTAAATGCCGGTTACCGGGTAAGGGCAACCCTGCGCTCGTTAGCCCGCGAACCACAGGTAATAGCTATGCTGAAAGAGGGCGGGGTAAACGCAGGAGACAATCTCACTTTTATACAGGCCGATCTTTCGGCTGATGATAATTGGAAAGAAGCCGTAGATGGCTGTACTTATGTTATCCACGTAGCTTCGCCAACACCCAAATTAGATTTTAAACATGAGGACGAAATGATCATCCCGGCGCGGGAAGGTGTTTTACGCGTTTTGCGTGCCGCGAGAGATGCAGGTGTTAAACGCGTGGTGCTGACATCGGCAATAGGAGCTATCATTTATGGACACGCCGCCAACCAAACAACGCCTTATGATGAAACCTGGTGGACGGAAACTGTGAATGCACCGGCTTACCAGAAATCTAAAACACTGGCCGAAAAAGCTGCCTGGGCATTCATTGAGCAGGAAGGAAATGGCATGGAGTTAACGGCTGTAAATCCAACAGCAGTAATGGGGCCGGTACTGGGCGCTGATTATTCGCACTCCATCGATATTATTAAAAATATGCTGACCGGTAAAATGACGGGCTGCCCTAAAATTAATTCTTGTTTTGTTGATGTGCGTGATGTGGCCGATCTGCACCTGCGCGCCATGACCAACCCGGCAGCTAATGGAGAGCGTTTTATTGCTACGGCAGGCGAAAGTATCTGGATGGTTGATGTGGCGAAGATCCTGAAAGCAAATCTTGGTGAGGCGGCTGCCAAAGTAAGCACCAAACAATTACCTACTACCTTGCTACGTGCCCTGGCGATGACAGATTCGAAGATAAAAAGCATCGTTCCTTTACTGGGTATTAATATGAACACCACCAGCGCCAAAGCAATCAGCTTACTGGGTTGGTCACCGCGTTCGAGAGAAGAAGCAATTGTGGCTACAGCAGAGAGCCTGATCAGGTTGGATCTCCTCAATAAATAA
- a CDS encoding helix-turn-helix domain-containing protein encodes MEIAGAANIGDIFISCKKEKHYSREVILPRPALVRVYAGEMRIASADRVFTFYAGDTILLPRNQLGRLSKLPLNGEPFKSISIVFSREKLQQYYSTHQINVVQENIPKLKVLPEHPLLDSLFDSLLPYFKLADVLPPDIAVFKVEEAIRVLRAVDENVDSMLGQFEEPGKIDLVDFMDKNYMFNLSLEKFGYLTGRSLTTFKKDFKKAFKITPGKWLTQKRLQLAHYQIVEKNRKPSEVYFDVGFENLSHFSFAFKKQFGYNPSALGY; translated from the coding sequence ATGGAAATAGCGGGCGCGGCTAATATTGGGGATATCTTTATTTCGTGCAAGAAAGAGAAGCATTACAGCCGGGAGGTAATTTTGCCGCGACCCGCATTGGTGCGGGTATATGCCGGTGAAATGCGGATTGCCTCTGCCGATAGGGTGTTTACTTTTTATGCGGGTGATACCATATTGCTGCCCCGTAACCAATTGGGTAGGTTAAGTAAGCTGCCTTTAAACGGGGAGCCATTTAAGTCTATATCTATTGTTTTTAGTCGCGAAAAGCTTCAACAGTATTACAGCACCCATCAAATTAACGTTGTACAGGAAAATATTCCGAAGCTCAAGGTATTGCCTGAGCATCCATTGTTGGATAGTCTTTTCGATTCCCTTTTACCTTACTTTAAACTAGCCGATGTATTACCGCCAGATATCGCTGTTTTTAAAGTAGAAGAAGCCATCCGCGTGCTGCGTGCTGTTGATGAAAATGTTGATAGCATGCTTGGCCAATTTGAAGAGCCTGGCAAAATTGACCTGGTTGATTTTATGGACAAGAACTACATGTTCAACCTCTCCCTCGAAAAATTTGGCTACCTAACCGGCCGAAGCCTCACTACATTTAAAAAGGATTTTAAAAAAGCATTCAAAATTACGCCCGGCAAGTGGCTTACCCAAAAACGCCTGCAACTGGCACACTACCAGATCGTCGAAAAAAACAGGAAGCCATCAGAGGTTTATTTTGATGTAGGCTTCGAGAACTTGTCGCACTTCTCGTTCGCTTTTAAAAAGCAGTTTGGGTATAATCCATCTGCATTAGGCTATTGA